Proteins found in one Asterias rubens chromosome 12, eAstRub1.3, whole genome shotgun sequence genomic segment:
- the LOC117297333 gene encoding G-protein coupled receptor Mth2-like, which translates to MVGKVSVHCLCVMRAALLHFSWLAVFVWMTVMASDLAKSITSKSPPNQRSGSNLKVVKLGIVAWGTPTIFVCACYLISRLSEDQSWGWLEYGGDQCWIVDSFHSLLAFGVPVAVLLIINCMLAVFMIYKVSSNRRRLAAAQISCNSKTELLLCFKLIVITGVTWSLFFAANLVNSPILWYIVVVVNSLQGALIGMLFLLKKRMMTLWRNKLTVIFCISCRRRHRTKKGAEPSPVNLVSVTVTPGDAPQMQDERPEIDKLK; encoded by the exons ATGGTTGGTAAAGTGTCCGTGCACTGCCTATGTGTCATGCGGGCTGCTCTGCTTCATTTCTCGTGGCTGGCTGTCTTCGTCTGGATGACTGTGATGGCGTCTGATTTGGCGAAGAGCATCACATCCAAATCGCCTCCTAACCAGCGCAGTGGGTCCAACTTGAAAGTTGTGAAGCTGGGTATAGTGGCTTGGGGTACCCCAACCATCTTTGTCTGTGCCTGTTACTTGATCTCCAGGTTGAGTGAAGACCAATCATGGGGGTGGCTTGAATATGGTGGCGATCAATGCTGGATTGTAGACTCCTTCCATTCCCTCCTTGCATTCGGTGTGCCCGTAGCGGTTCTTCTGATCATCAACTGCATGTTGGCTGTGTTCATGATCTACAAGGTTTCTTCGAATCGGAGAAGGCTTGCTGCTGCACAGATTTCGTGCAATTCGAAAACAGAACTTCTGTTGTGTTTTAAG CTCATCGTCATTACTGGAGTCACGTGGTCACTTTTCTTTGCTGCTAACTTGGTGAACAGCCCCATCCTCTGGTACATCGTGGTTGTTGTGAATTCCCTACAGGGCGCCCTCATCGGCATGTTGTTCTTACTGAAGAAGAGGATGATGACGCTTTGGAGGAATAAGTTAACCGTTATTTTCTGCATCTCATGTCGACGTCGTCACCGAACAAAGAAAGGGGCAGAACCGTCCCCCGTGAATCTAGTCAGCGTCACAGTAACGCCAGGAGATGCGCCACAGATGCAAGATGAGCGACCGGAAATTGATAAGCTTAAGTAG